The Drosophila nasuta strain 15112-1781.00 chromosome 2R, ASM2355853v1, whole genome shotgun sequence genome segment ATGGAATAGTTGCACTAAATCACACAAATTCACGATTTGTTTGTGTCTGCATCTGAGCATTGGACATGCTTTCTGCCCTTTATGAATCTTACGTCGATTCACATAAAACCTACTcataaaaattacaagaaTACCTACCTTTATAAAGCAGATGTACTCAAATGCCAACTTTCATTGCCTCGTTTGCTATTTCCTAATAAATtcgtataaaatatatttctgttatatatttctgttttccatatatatatttttttgctatttctgctaaatgtataatattattgctaaaatattttcttctttGGAATCAAAACGATTTTTCAAAGATTTTGAAGTATTATACATTTACATTGCATAGCAATcccatttaattgaaaactttacAAAATGCGACTATTTTGCGGTGGTTTCTAAAGATACGTTAATGCTTTTGAACAAACTTATGTATGTGGATGGAGCTGTTGAAATTTGTGCAAGTTAAATGCTTTGTCAGCACTTCTCTACCACAACCCTTTTGCTCTATAAAGCAGTGAGCGCGCTGTGTAACTGACAAGCGGATTAAAGGTCACAATAGGGTGTTCAGGGAAAGTCAGAATCGATGGGAAATCAACGTGGCAGCCAATTGAACTGACAGTCTCTCCCCTTTTGATCAACGCACATACTCGCACACCTTCAGTTGAGTTCCTTTTCTTATTTCAATGATTCCGTTTCAGATTTCTATGCAGCTTTAAGCGTTTTTGAGAACTAAGCTGAAGAAGAATCAAATAGCAAATACTGCAAGCAAATAAAGTAGGACAAGGTGAGTCGAAATACGCAACAATGCGATACAATTTGGATCCCTCTGCctgatttatttgtattgcaCGTGTGGACGATGTTCGACGTCTGCTCCTTCGATACTCGATAATACCCGTACTTATCTGACAAGCAGAAACAGCATAGAGTGCTGAAAGCAACAGTTAAGCttcaaaaacaatatttgtttaataagtATCCTAGCACCTTTGAATTGACTCCACTCAATGTTAACGGCTCAAACAATTCGGGTCTAAAGAGATGCACAAGACTTGAGATTCAacagttttcatttcaaagaaaaataaaaggcTATGTGAAGTGTATACGTAAATAACTCTATGTGAGGACACATAGTACACTTTTTTTAATCCaatttgctgtttttattCGCGAAAATCTTGTTGTTAATACAAAACTCAACTTTGTAAACAGGATAACTATAAAtcttttttagtttatttggTTTGTAGGTATCGGTTTCGTTGAAATCGCTTGTATTATTAATTGCACGTAATATTGGAAACAAAAGATCGCATACCTATTTGACTGATAAATATGTGTGTTCTGATCGAGTCTTAATTTGGCATAACTACACGAAAGTATTATTTTGGTTGACATACAAGTATGTCTGTTTCGTTTACTGAAGAATGATTTAGATCTCAAAAGGCAAGAGACAGTGTCAAATATCAAAGTAAAATTCCTTAACAATGAAGAGGCTGTTGTGAGCATGTTGTTTGCTTAtgggtttgttgttgtttagcttTGGTTTTAATAAGGATTACGGGAAATTTCATTATGCAGTGTAATAAATAAGTAGTCTGGAAAGTCAAATAAACAGAGCACAGCGTAAATAAGAAGCGCAGCACAGCAACAAGCTTGAGGCGAATGCTAAACAGACACGCaggcatattaaaatttagacacgtacatattttattgcatgtaCATTCGACAGCAGTCTGTGggtgcgttgttgttgttgtgattgttgttgtgtcgcACACTAACACTAACGCACTCTGCGTAACATCAAAAGCTGCAACACAAGCCTCATAACCCAGCCCAAACTACAATCCAAAAACAAGATGAACTGAAccccaaccaacaacaatgccaagtGCTGGTTAATGTTTTTGCCAGTTGTCATCTGGCATTTGGCAGTCTCGTTCTGTTCTTGCCGGTTGAATACTGAGGATGTTGCTAGATTCAAATCCTTTTTACTGCGTTCCAGAGGCATCCACCATCTGGCTGCTAATAGAAAATTGCTTTTGGCCGCCAGCTGTATGCATACGACCGTTTTGTGTTTCGTATGTAGCAACGATAGATAAATCAATAAGTACTTacttagttttaatttaagcgaTTATCCCTGTCATTgctaaaaatcgaaaaaactACGAATAGAAAGGCacttaaataaacatttaaagacgccacttttcatttattgaaatgtatGAAAGAATTTTTCAAAAGAGATTAAAAAAGAAGTTGGCAATATTCACTTTCAATTTAAAGGGGTGTGTGCCTATAAAGTTTTGTTAATTGGTCAAGTTAAACCACGGAAGTCTGGCTGACGACCAGCTCCCACTTATCCCTATCTGATTCTGAGCCCGATTGCAGCTCTGCTTTGGGTGCACGGCAGCGATTGCATTTCTGACGATACCAAAAGTTAACGTTGAAGCAAAAGCCGCAAGTCCAATCGCGCTTACGTGGACGCCAAGTGCCTTGGCCTGACCCAGCGACAGGATTGGCTATGGCCTCGCTCTTGCTAACCTGACAGCGATTGCAGCTGAGTCGCCACACAAAGTTGCTGTTCCTGCACAACTCACAGACCCAATTGTCAATGGCGGGCTTCCATTTCTTCTGAcgctgacgtcgctgctgGTCGATAATCGGATCCTGGGCGTAACTGAATCGTACGCTCTTGCCCGGTCGTGTGGAAAGGTAAGCCGGAACAACACTCAGGACTTGGCCCAGGAACTTGGCGCCATCTAAATAATGTATGGCCGCCTGGGCCGCATAAGGGCTAGTGTATGTAATGGTGGCTTCACCCTTCGAGCGACCAGTTAGCTTGTTCTTGTAGACAAAGATCTTTGGCTTTAAAGTCAGCTCGTCCATCTTGATGTGGCCCATCTTGCCAAAGAACACGATGATATCATTCTTAGTTACATTTAGGCGCATGCCTAATACGAATATAGTATCGGTACGAAGCACAAATTTCTCTTCGCCGATCTGAATAGTTGGTGCTGGTCGTGGCAGGCGTAATTGCGAGGACCAGAGACAGCCAAGCGGTGCTCCCCGATTGTCCGTCATTGAGGATTGCATATCAAATGCATCCAACGGTTTCTCTGCTTCATCATTAACTTTGTCCCGCTGCTGCAacgactgttgctgttgggccTGCAACTCCAGCAAGGATGTCATATTAGTAGTTTTTGCAGCCACTGCTGTTGCAGTTacttttgttgtgcttgttgcCGATGTTGAATCCATTAACCCACCTTCGGTGGTATTCTTAATGGTGGTAATGCTGTTGCCgccattcatatttttatcatTCTCGCCATTGGTGgcgttattgctgctgctgctgctaccgCTGTTGACACCACCAATAGTGTCGTCCTTGAAAGTGCCGCAAAAGTCCTCCCCTAATAGGAGCGAACCACACGCATCACCCCCACCATCCTCATAACGAAACATATCGAGATCGATCAGCGAGCTGTTAGCCATCATCGAATTTTGTTTAtctatttgctgctgctgctcgtgcatcgcaaaaaaattttgagCTGAAAAAAGATTTTCATACACCGAATCAACTGTCGCAAAGTCCATCGTTTGTAAAAACAggttaaaaaaaatgttttatactGCCAAAATGAACACGAACCGTTCCCTAtgatatattaaaaactaCTGAAGTGTATTTCAATTCTCTGGAACCCAACACAAATCCGATAATGACTCAATAATCGACAAATTTCAATGACTTACTACGATTACCTAATTTCACATTACCCAAATctaaatagtatttattgcaattgcttGAACATTTGCAAACATTTCGTCTCCATAAGTAATGAAGTATTTCCAGCCTAATACCTATTCTTTAATGCTACGGAGACCATGTTGCATCTCCCTGTGTGCTTATTTTACTAATATTTGCAACATTGCGATTAACTCAATAATATGAGCACTAAATAATCTTGTAAAACTATTGAGTAGCCTATAAGGTAGAAGGGTCTTACGCGTATAGCTTTCCGTTTATAAgaaatacatatgcatatgtaacACGCAGAAGAAGGCATATCCGAcgctataaagtatatttatccTTGATCAGCATTAAAAGACGAGTCGATATAGCTAAGGCCGACTAtccgtctgtctatctgtccaCTTGAAACACTGAATCTCGACACGCAACCGATTTTGTtttagatttaaaataaaagaatagcaggcgtaataataataaataaataaaattaaaactagaGTCACGATTTAGATGTCACACTTAACatatatgcaataataactacaatttttatgattcttgaaaatttagttgcgttCAAGATATATGTAATATCAAAGTCAGtctatttattaaaattacttttttaatttaatgattcCAATCAAGAAATTATGGTTCTTGTCTAATATGACTACAACCCactttatattattatcatattgTATGCCtaccaaatttaataaagaagTTGCTCAAGTTTTGTATACAGCGACAaggatttttaattttgtactGGCTTTGTACAGTATCAAATGTATTTTGGAGTGAATAAGAAGTATCTGAAACTAGAAATCCGGAACATCACTCCATGAAGAAATATATTGTGGAACATGGAAACTTTGGAAAATAATCAAGCCGATTCAATCAATGATTTACTTCTGTAATTCCTTGATGATGTGAGTACTTATTAAGGTTTGTATTGCAGTGCAAAAAGTCTTTTGAATTTATACTTAcaataaaagtttattataatttcatatatatatatatatatatatatatatatatatatatatatatgtatgtatatctacACATATAGTAATAATTTATACTTAcaataaaagtttattataatttcatatatatatatatatatatatatgtatatgtatgtatatctacACATATAGTAATAATTACTGTATTCCTCAAAACTCGCTTGCTtagataaaaagaaaacttggCTATTCAgtaagtaattaaaaatggCAATACCtgaatgtttattttgtttattcatttttaatatatcagTAAGAACAAATTTGTAGA includes the following:
- the LOC132786328 gene encoding uncharacterized protein LOC132786328 — protein: MDFATVDSVYENLFSAQNFFAMHEQQQQIDKQNSMMANSSLIDLDMFRYEDGGGDACGSLLLGEDFCGTFKDDTIGGVNSGSSSSSNNATNGENDKNMNGGNSITTIKNTTEGGLMDSTSATSTTKVTATAVAAKTTNMTSLLELQAQQQQSLQQRDKVNDEAEKPLDAFDMQSSMTDNRGAPLGCLWSSQLRLPRPAPTIQIGEEKFVLRTDTIFVLGMRLNVTKNDIIVFFGKMGHIKMDELTLKPKIFVYKNKLTGRSKGEATITYTSPYAAQAAIHYLDGAKFLGQVLSVVPAYLSTRPGKSVRFSYAQDPIIDQQRRQRQKKWKPAIDNWVCELCRNSNFVWRLSCNRCQVSKSEAIANPVAGSGQGTWRPRKRDWTCGFCFNVNFWYRQKCNRCRAPKAELQSGSESDRDKWELVVSQTSVV